In a single window of the Drosophila miranda strain MSH22 chromosome XL, D.miranda_PacBio2.1, whole genome shotgun sequence genome:
- the LOC108158553 gene encoding uncharacterized protein LOC108158553 isoform X4 encodes MEPPGGVPPDKDRQLVLRNSAQSAPGSVPIVVAAPNAGHGTTSAAANPQQQSSSQSTHLPQSIKPTTLSLQPHGGVHAMATATATQLSPSAAANNNAAATAATATSSGSGNANSGNSPALASTATAISATTQAATAFSGSSVGHHHLQHHQHPHAHSQPATHQQQLLHSLPHQQSQAAAPATAPAAAPATATATATATHHHHHSSISGPGGSGSGGLLAGAGSGSGSGNPQQTIEKLSRPMAFDKMEVLVREMQDQEHGVPVRQQKMFLTSIPYAFMGYDLIEWLMDRLQIEESEALNIANQLCLHGYFFPVNDSKTLTVKDDSSLYRFQTPYYWPWQHKAPDNVEYAIYLAKRSLRNKQRHALEDYEAEALSSLHKNLKGKWDFISMQAEEQVRLAKERKKGDKIVGDSQERAYWRVHRPPPGQFTPLEPCPVPSRDRQGFKPNKKKTVDDVQREVDYLGKSLNRTRMKMSQACESLVCYSETFSEYDFFLQPALPSNPWVTEDITFWQLNNTFVDIPTEKRVKRWAISIEELVSDPTGLQEFTTFLEKEYSHENIRFWIAVNRLRRSAHSQVARKVNEIYEEFLKPGAPCEINIDGKTMESVLRGLKNPSRFTFDSASEHIYMLLLKKDCYPRFIRSEHYKRLLDTGIQPSYKKRFFNFGGVSGAKKKMTAALSSQPNLGDAGGSKGSSSAAGGTGSMMQAPPPGSLARRRGSDRSLTGSAHELAVIGVNKEAGSKVPHSHSQSNLSEIPFRENPKTKSTCLDTLESTTALAGNCSAVCPWDEPVAILPAAQVKLSVCPWEQDTVTDPAPAPATATAPATAKATAPATAKAPASAPVAVLSKQTAVIVQPLRLTSTSSDSSDVADRLQRNLGIRHQNTVDSGETSIKRLTPNFTEQRRASVSFTPSRSSDYQFGRTAGACPSTTSTTPTVGTQSAGVASSNLTPLQARSAVFGGASGGSSFVAVAVAAKDQQPLTGSDVETEVEEELNKLSQESSASELPVLVTPTPTQTPPLIAKVTPPPEEYLPIQADSMANCLQQQQLVESCVTHGKDVTVVKEVQIELIESRAYEKDLATTTPTIKVLELVATTPGSNIRLPSGQSQEALTTTTEDAALADDDETEQAAPDQAQVPLSEVSEALQDELSPTTDEYQEGLQFGGNDTKDVVDDFDSIDSDIQLGYIPPAPTPAPSMAPLAELDVDTMVDDDPADEPASSTERPAVAVAVAAAVAPTATATATPTSSNDEARKRRKKRNSDGKKHSSQEDKDKDGGKDGSGSGGGGVVDPEHNAVCPWEDENVSTSDGTFVKTYATLGYL; translated from the exons ATGGAACCTCCCGGTGGGGTGCCGCCCGACAAGGACCGACAGCTAGTGCTCAGAAACTCAGCCCAGTCGGCTCCCGGTTCCGTTCCCATTGTCGTCGCCGCCCCGAATGCCGGACACGGAACAACGTCGGCGGCTGCGAACCCTCAGCAGCAGTCCAGCAGTCAATCCACGCACTTGCCACAGTCCATTAAGCCGACGACACTGAGCCTGCAACCACATGGAGGCGTGCATGCCatggccacggccacggccacgcAGCTGTCTCCCTCGGCCGCCGCGAACAACAATGCGGCGGCAACGGCCGCAACGGCTACGAGCAGCGGGAGCGGGAACGCCAACAGCGGCAATAGTCCTGCGCTGGCGTCCACCGCCACGGCCATATCCGCCACAACGCAGGCAGCGACCGCATTTAGCGGCAGTTCCGTGGGCCACCATCACttgcagcaccaccagcatcCGCACGCCCATTCACAGCCCGCAAcgcaccaacaacaactgctGCATTCACTACCCCATCAGCAGTCCCAGGCGGCGGCACCAGCCACGGCGCCAGCAGCGGCaccagcaacggcaacggcaacggcaacggcgacacaccaccaccatcacaGCTCCATCTCCGGGCCTGGTGGTTCGGGCAGTGGAGGACTGCTTGCAGGTGCGGGCAGTGGCTCCGGAAGTGGCAACCCACAGCAAACCATTGAGAAGCTCTCCCGACCAATGGCCTTCGACAAG ATGGAGGTGCTGGTGCGCGAGATGCAGGATCAAGAACATGGTGTACCCGTGCGACAGCAGAAAATGTTCCTTACATCTATACCATACGCGTTTATGG GATACGATCTGATCGAATGGCTTATGGACCGATTGCAAATTGAGGAATCGGAGGCCCTGAACATTGCCAACCAGCTGTGTCTGCACGGGTACTTCTTTCCGGTGAACGACTCAAAGACGCTGACCGTGAAGGACGACTCATCGCTGTACCGCTTCCAGACCCCCTATTACTGGCCGTGGCAGCACAAGGCCCCGGATAACGTGGAGTATGCCATATATTTGGCCAAGCGATCGCTGCGCAATAAACAGCGCCATGCGCTCGAGGACTACGAGGCCGAGGCCTTGTCCTCACTGCACAAGAATCTGAAGGGCAAATGGGACTTTATATCGATGCAGGCCGAGGAGCAGGTGCGCTTGGCCAAGGAGCGCAAGAAGGGGGACAAGATTGTTGGAGACTCGCAGGAGCGGGCCTACTGGCGCGTACACCGTCCACCCCCCGGCCAGTTCACGCCCCTGGAGCCCTGTCCAGTGCCGTCGCGCGACCGCCAGGGCTTCAAACCCAACAAGAAAAAGACTGTCGACGATGTACAGCGAGAGGTCGACTACTTGGGCAAGTCCCTGAACCGAACGCGAATGAAGATGTCGCAGGCCTGCGAGTCACTGGTCTGCTACTCGGAGACCTTCAGTGAATACGACTTCTTTCTGCAGCCGGCGCTGCCCTCGAACCCCTGGGTCACCGAGGACATTACCTTTTGGCAGCTGAACAACACCTTCGTGGACATTCCCACTGAGAAACGAGTGAAGCGGTGGGCCATTTCCATCGAGGAGCTGGTCTCGGATCCGACGGGTCTGCAGGAGTTCACGACCTTCCTCGAGAAGGAGTACTCGCACGAGAACATTCGTTTCTGGATTGCTGTCAACCGCTTGCGTCGATCCGCCCACTCCCAGGTGGCACGGAAGGTCAACGAGATCTACGA GGAATTTCTGAAGCCTGGAGCACCCTGCGAGATAAACATCGATGGAAAAACGATGGAAAGTGTGCTTCGCGGTCTCAAGAACCCATCGCGCTTCACCTTCGACTCGGCCTCAGAGCACATTTACATGTTGCTACTGAAAAAGGACTGCTACCCTCGCTTTATACGATCGGAGCACTACAAGCGTTTGCTGGACACTGGCATTCAGCCCTCGTACAAGAAGCGTTTCTTCAATTTCGGAGGCGTCAGCGGAGCCAAGAAGAAGATGACAGCTGCCCTGTCCAGTCAGCCGAACCTGGGGGATGCGGGGGGGTCGAAGGGGTCCAGCAGTGCGGCAGGCGGCACGGGCTCCATGATGCAGGCACCGCCACCCGGCAGCCTGGCACGGCGTCGTGGCAGCGACCGCAGTCTGACGGGCTCAGCGCATGAGCTGGCCGTCATTGGGGTGAACAAGGAGGCAGGTTCCAAGGTACCGCACTCCCATTCCCAGAGCAATCTCAGCGAGATTCCTTTTAG AGAAAACCCAAAGACGAAGTCCACCTGTCTCGACACGTTGGAGTCCACCACAGCATTAGCTGGCAACTGTAGCGCCGTTTGTCCCTGGGACGAGCCGGTGGCCATACTTCCAGCAGCTCAGGTGAAGCTCTCTGTGTGTCCCTGGGAGCAGGATACTGTGACAGATCCAGCGCCGGCgccggcaacggcaacggcgcCGGCAACGGCAAAGGCAACGGCGCCGGCAACGGCAAAGGCACCGGCGTCAGCTCCGGTTGCGGTACTGTCCAAGCAGACGGCTGTCATCGTACAGCCACTACGATTGACAAG CACTTCGTCGGACAGCAGTGATGTGGCTGATCGCCTGCAGCGAAATCTAGGCATTCGACACCAAAACACCGTCGACAGTGGAGAAACGAGCATCAAACGTCTGACTCCCAACTTTACGGAACAGCGTCGGGCATCCGTATCCTTCACTCCAAG CCGCAGCTCCGACTACCAGTTTGGACGCACCGCCGGTGCATGTCCGTCTACCACATCCACCACGCCCACCGTAGGAACCCAAAGCGCAGGTGTGGCCAGCAGTAATCTCACGCCACTGCAGGCTAGGAGTGCCGTCTTTGGAGGTGCcagtggcggcagcagcttcgttgcagttgcagttgccgcCAAGGATCAGCAGCCACTGACTGGCTCGGATGTGGAAACCGAAGTGGAGGAAGAACTAAACAAGCTGTCACAAGAGTCGTCGGCATCGGAGTTGCCTGTGCTTGTGactcccacacccacacagacCCCGCCGCTCATAGCAAAGGTCACGCCACCGCCCGAGGAGTACCTCCCCATCCAAGCAGATTCGATGGCAAATTgcttgcaacagcagcaactcGTTGAGAGCTGCGTGACACACGGGAAAGACGTGACTGTGGTAAAAGAGGTACAGATCGAACTGATCGAGTCGCGTGCCTACGAAAAAGATCTGGCCACCACGACGCCCACCATTAAGGTTCTGGAGCTAGTTGCAACTACTCCAGGCTCTAATATCCGCTTACCCTCGGGCCAGAGTCAAGAAGCACTAACAACAACCACCGAGGATGCCGCATTGGCCGACGACGACGAAACGGAGCAAGCAGCCCCAGACCAGGCGCAGGTACCCCTGTCCGAAGTGTCAGAGGCTTTACAAGATGAGCTTTCACCCACCACCGATGAGTACCAAGAAGGACTGCAGTTTGGCGGCAACGACACCAAGGACGTGGTCGATGACTTTGACAGCATAGATAGCGACATACAGCTCGGCTACATACCGCCTGCTCCCACCCCTGCTCCATCCATGGCGCCCCTGGCTGAGTTGGACGTAGACACGATGGTGGACGATGATCCAGCGGACGAGCCTGCCAGCAGTACAGAGCGtccggcagtggcagtggcagtggcagcagcggtAGCTCccacggcaacagcaacagcaactccGACATCCAGCAATGACGAGGCACGCAAGCGCCGCAAGAAACGAAACTCTGATGGGAAAAAGCACAGCTCGCAGGAGGACAAGGATAAGGATGGTGGAAAAGATGGAAGCggaagtggcggcggcggcgtcgTCGATCCGGAACACAATGCGGTGTGCCCCTGGGAAGACGA GAACGTGAGCACTAGCGATGGAACCTTCGTGAAGACATATGCCACATTGGGCTACTTATGA
- the LOC108158553 gene encoding uncharacterized protein LOC108158553 isoform X2, whose protein sequence is MEPPGGVPPDKDRQLVLRNSAQSAPGSVPIVVAAPNAGHGTTSAAANPQQQSSSQSTHLPQSIKPTTLSLQPHGGVHAMATATATQLSPSAAANNNAAATAATATSSGSGNANSGNSPALASTATAISATTQAATAFSGSSVGHHHLQHHQHPHAHSQPATHQQQLLHSLPHQQSQAAAPATAPAAAPATATATATATHHHHHSSISGPGGSGSGGLLAGAGSGSGSGNPQQTIEKLSRPMAFDKMEVLVREMQDQEHGVPVRQQKMFLTSIPYAFMGYDLIEWLMDRLQIEESEALNIANQLCLHGYFFPVNDSKTLTVKDDSSLYRFQTPYYWPWQHKAPDNVEYAIYLAKRSLRNKQRHALEDYEAEALSSLHKNLKGKWDFISMQAEEQVRLAKERKKGDKIVGDSQERAYWRVHRPPPGQFTPLEPCPVPSRDRQGFKPNKKKTVDDVQREVDYLGKSLNRTRMKMSQACESLVCYSETFSEYDFFLQPALPSNPWVTEDITFWQLNNTFVDIPTEKRVKRWAISIEELVSDPTGLQEFTTFLEKEYSHENIRFWIAVNRLRRSAHSQVARKVNEIYEEFLKPGAPCEINIDGKTMESVLRGLKNPSRFTFDSASEHIYMLLLKKDCYPRFIRSEHYKRLLDTGIQPSYKKRFFNFGGVSGAKKKMTAALSSQPNLGDAGGSKGSSSAAGGTGSMMQAPPPGSLARRRGSDRSLTGSAHELAVIGVNKEAGSKVPHSHSQSNLSEIPFSDSIYRGDMPQPHRHTAIMDVGIYAAYGGNRESSLQALPENPKTKSTCLDTLESTTALAGNCSAVCPWDEPVAILPAAQVKLSVCPWEQDTVTDPAPAPATATAPATAKATAPATAKAPASAPVAVLSKQTAVIVQPLRLTSTSSDSSDVADRLQRNLGIRHQNTVDSGETSIKRLTPNFTEQRRASVSFTPSRSSDYQFGRTAGACPSTTSTTPTVGTQSAGVASSNLTPLQARSAVFGGASGGSSFVAVAVAAKDQQPLTGSDVETEVEEELNKLSQESSASELPVLVTPTPTQTPPLIAKVTPPPEEYLPIQADSMANCLQQQQLVESCVTHGKDVTVVKEVQIELIESRAYEKDLATTTPTIKVLELVATTPGSNIRLPSGQSQEALTTTTEDAALADDDETEQAAPDQAQVPLSEVSEALQDELSPTTDEYQEGLQFGGNDTKDVVDDFDSIDSDIQLGYIPPAPTPAPSMAPLAELDVDTMVDDDPADEPASSTERPAVAVAVAAAVAPTATATATPTSSNDEARKRRKKRNSDGKKHSSQEDKDKDGGKDGSGSGGGGVVDPEHNAVCPWEDENVSTSDGTFVKTYATLGYL, encoded by the exons ATGGAACCTCCCGGTGGGGTGCCGCCCGACAAGGACCGACAGCTAGTGCTCAGAAACTCAGCCCAGTCGGCTCCCGGTTCCGTTCCCATTGTCGTCGCCGCCCCGAATGCCGGACACGGAACAACGTCGGCGGCTGCGAACCCTCAGCAGCAGTCCAGCAGTCAATCCACGCACTTGCCACAGTCCATTAAGCCGACGACACTGAGCCTGCAACCACATGGAGGCGTGCATGCCatggccacggccacggccacgcAGCTGTCTCCCTCGGCCGCCGCGAACAACAATGCGGCGGCAACGGCCGCAACGGCTACGAGCAGCGGGAGCGGGAACGCCAACAGCGGCAATAGTCCTGCGCTGGCGTCCACCGCCACGGCCATATCCGCCACAACGCAGGCAGCGACCGCATTTAGCGGCAGTTCCGTGGGCCACCATCACttgcagcaccaccagcatcCGCACGCCCATTCACAGCCCGCAAcgcaccaacaacaactgctGCATTCACTACCCCATCAGCAGTCCCAGGCGGCGGCACCAGCCACGGCGCCAGCAGCGGCaccagcaacggcaacggcaacggcaacggcgacacaccaccaccatcacaGCTCCATCTCCGGGCCTGGTGGTTCGGGCAGTGGAGGACTGCTTGCAGGTGCGGGCAGTGGCTCCGGAAGTGGCAACCCACAGCAAACCATTGAGAAGCTCTCCCGACCAATGGCCTTCGACAAG ATGGAGGTGCTGGTGCGCGAGATGCAGGATCAAGAACATGGTGTACCCGTGCGACAGCAGAAAATGTTCCTTACATCTATACCATACGCGTTTATGG GATACGATCTGATCGAATGGCTTATGGACCGATTGCAAATTGAGGAATCGGAGGCCCTGAACATTGCCAACCAGCTGTGTCTGCACGGGTACTTCTTTCCGGTGAACGACTCAAAGACGCTGACCGTGAAGGACGACTCATCGCTGTACCGCTTCCAGACCCCCTATTACTGGCCGTGGCAGCACAAGGCCCCGGATAACGTGGAGTATGCCATATATTTGGCCAAGCGATCGCTGCGCAATAAACAGCGCCATGCGCTCGAGGACTACGAGGCCGAGGCCTTGTCCTCACTGCACAAGAATCTGAAGGGCAAATGGGACTTTATATCGATGCAGGCCGAGGAGCAGGTGCGCTTGGCCAAGGAGCGCAAGAAGGGGGACAAGATTGTTGGAGACTCGCAGGAGCGGGCCTACTGGCGCGTACACCGTCCACCCCCCGGCCAGTTCACGCCCCTGGAGCCCTGTCCAGTGCCGTCGCGCGACCGCCAGGGCTTCAAACCCAACAAGAAAAAGACTGTCGACGATGTACAGCGAGAGGTCGACTACTTGGGCAAGTCCCTGAACCGAACGCGAATGAAGATGTCGCAGGCCTGCGAGTCACTGGTCTGCTACTCGGAGACCTTCAGTGAATACGACTTCTTTCTGCAGCCGGCGCTGCCCTCGAACCCCTGGGTCACCGAGGACATTACCTTTTGGCAGCTGAACAACACCTTCGTGGACATTCCCACTGAGAAACGAGTGAAGCGGTGGGCCATTTCCATCGAGGAGCTGGTCTCGGATCCGACGGGTCTGCAGGAGTTCACGACCTTCCTCGAGAAGGAGTACTCGCACGAGAACATTCGTTTCTGGATTGCTGTCAACCGCTTGCGTCGATCCGCCCACTCCCAGGTGGCACGGAAGGTCAACGAGATCTACGA GGAATTTCTGAAGCCTGGAGCACCCTGCGAGATAAACATCGATGGAAAAACGATGGAAAGTGTGCTTCGCGGTCTCAAGAACCCATCGCGCTTCACCTTCGACTCGGCCTCAGAGCACATTTACATGTTGCTACTGAAAAAGGACTGCTACCCTCGCTTTATACGATCGGAGCACTACAAGCGTTTGCTGGACACTGGCATTCAGCCCTCGTACAAGAAGCGTTTCTTCAATTTCGGAGGCGTCAGCGGAGCCAAGAAGAAGATGACAGCTGCCCTGTCCAGTCAGCCGAACCTGGGGGATGCGGGGGGGTCGAAGGGGTCCAGCAGTGCGGCAGGCGGCACGGGCTCCATGATGCAGGCACCGCCACCCGGCAGCCTGGCACGGCGTCGTGGCAGCGACCGCAGTCTGACGGGCTCAGCGCATGAGCTGGCCGTCATTGGGGTGAACAAGGAGGCAGGTTCCAAGGTACCGCACTCCCATTCCCAGAGCAATCTCAGCGAGATTCCTTTTAG CGATTCTATTTATCGAGGCGATATGCCGCAGCCCCATCGCCACACGGCGATCATGGATGTTGGGATCTATGCTGCTTACGGCGGGAATCGCGAAAGTAGTTTGCAGGCACTCCC AGAAAACCCAAAGACGAAGTCCACCTGTCTCGACACGTTGGAGTCCACCACAGCATTAGCTGGCAACTGTAGCGCCGTTTGTCCCTGGGACGAGCCGGTGGCCATACTTCCAGCAGCTCAGGTGAAGCTCTCTGTGTGTCCCTGGGAGCAGGATACTGTGACAGATCCAGCGCCGGCgccggcaacggcaacggcgcCGGCAACGGCAAAGGCAACGGCGCCGGCAACGGCAAAGGCACCGGCGTCAGCTCCGGTTGCGGTACTGTCCAAGCAGACGGCTGTCATCGTACAGCCACTACGATTGACAAG CACTTCGTCGGACAGCAGTGATGTGGCTGATCGCCTGCAGCGAAATCTAGGCATTCGACACCAAAACACCGTCGACAGTGGAGAAACGAGCATCAAACGTCTGACTCCCAACTTTACGGAACAGCGTCGGGCATCCGTATCCTTCACTCCAAG CCGCAGCTCCGACTACCAGTTTGGACGCACCGCCGGTGCATGTCCGTCTACCACATCCACCACGCCCACCGTAGGAACCCAAAGCGCAGGTGTGGCCAGCAGTAATCTCACGCCACTGCAGGCTAGGAGTGCCGTCTTTGGAGGTGCcagtggcggcagcagcttcgttgcagttgcagttgccgcCAAGGATCAGCAGCCACTGACTGGCTCGGATGTGGAAACCGAAGTGGAGGAAGAACTAAACAAGCTGTCACAAGAGTCGTCGGCATCGGAGTTGCCTGTGCTTGTGactcccacacccacacagacCCCGCCGCTCATAGCAAAGGTCACGCCACCGCCCGAGGAGTACCTCCCCATCCAAGCAGATTCGATGGCAAATTgcttgcaacagcagcaactcGTTGAGAGCTGCGTGACACACGGGAAAGACGTGACTGTGGTAAAAGAGGTACAGATCGAACTGATCGAGTCGCGTGCCTACGAAAAAGATCTGGCCACCACGACGCCCACCATTAAGGTTCTGGAGCTAGTTGCAACTACTCCAGGCTCTAATATCCGCTTACCCTCGGGCCAGAGTCAAGAAGCACTAACAACAACCACCGAGGATGCCGCATTGGCCGACGACGACGAAACGGAGCAAGCAGCCCCAGACCAGGCGCAGGTACCCCTGTCCGAAGTGTCAGAGGCTTTACAAGATGAGCTTTCACCCACCACCGATGAGTACCAAGAAGGACTGCAGTTTGGCGGCAACGACACCAAGGACGTGGTCGATGACTTTGACAGCATAGATAGCGACATACAGCTCGGCTACATACCGCCTGCTCCCACCCCTGCTCCATCCATGGCGCCCCTGGCTGAGTTGGACGTAGACACGATGGTGGACGATGATCCAGCGGACGAGCCTGCCAGCAGTACAGAGCGtccggcagtggcagtggcagtggcagcagcggtAGCTCccacggcaacagcaacagcaactccGACATCCAGCAATGACGAGGCACGCAAGCGCCGCAAGAAACGAAACTCTGATGGGAAAAAGCACAGCTCGCAGGAGGACAAGGATAAGGATGGTGGAAAAGATGGAAGCggaagtggcggcggcggcgtcgTCGATCCGGAACACAATGCGGTGTGCCCCTGGGAAGACGA GAACGTGAGCACTAGCGATGGAACCTTCGTGAAGACATATGCCACATTGGGCTACTTATGA